In Candidatus Dormiibacterota bacterium, one genomic interval encodes:
- a CDS encoding DUF1802 family protein codes for MTPPPRLALALKEWDVVVAALEQGRQALLVRRGGLDDPGHRFDAPRSGPFWLYPTLFHERGVFLKPEYRELLVPGMHRAPRPVAVAAGRPEGHARPVRPGMVSLRALAEVVEVVEAPSLERLHALEERTVWTARYLTLRFRQRQLSEAASMRPVVAVLRISVLPAAVEVPDLPEYGGCRSWVELRDPPEASTAVPVWDDRRLEEEVRAVRRILAAEPPG; via the coding sequence CGCGCTGAAGGAGTGGGACGTGGTGGTGGCGGCGCTCGAGCAGGGGCGCCAGGCGCTGCTGGTGCGCCGCGGCGGCCTCGACGACCCCGGTCACCGCTTCGACGCGCCCCGCTCCGGGCCCTTCTGGCTCTATCCGACCCTGTTCCACGAGCGCGGGGTCTTCCTCAAGCCGGAGTACCGCGAGCTGCTCGTCCCCGGGATGCACCGGGCGCCCCGCCCGGTGGCGGTCGCCGCCGGCCGCCCCGAGGGGCACGCCCGGCCGGTCCGCCCGGGGATGGTCTCGCTCCGGGCCCTCGCCGAGGTGGTGGAGGTCGTCGAGGCGCCCTCGCTGGAGCGGCTGCACGCCCTCGAGGAGCGCACCGTGTGGACCGCCCGCTACCTCACCCTCCGCTTCCGCCAGCGGCAGCTGTCCGAGGCCGCCTCGATGCGGCCGGTGGTGGCGGTGCTGCGGATCAGCGTCCTTCCCGCCGCGGTCGAGGTGCCCGACCTGCCCGAGTACGGCGGCTGCCGCTCCTGGGTCGAGCTCCGCGATCCCCCCGAGGCCTCGACCGCGGTGCCGGTGTGGGACGACCGGAGGCTGGAGGAGGAGGTGCGCGCGGTGCGCCGCATCCTCGCCGCGGAGCCGCCGGGATGA